One segment of Methylocella silvestris BL2 DNA contains the following:
- a CDS encoding alkaline phosphatase: MTQSVVGAALLLGLGAPFAFGDEVARTAAIRAELSGKKAKNVIFFLGDGMGVQEVTAARYYRYGAAGRLNVDDLPFTGFQTTWSLKPGPGPNYLPDYDPDSASTGSMWATGAKTVDERISQGPSTALNVPGVNLPTVLELAQRRGKRTGNVSTAEITDATPAVLNSHISLRGCQAPKDMAACATETKSAGGLGSIAEQTVDHRVDVVFGGGKGRFDATGGLIAGGTDNGKTVEESAARLGYKEITTAQQLAALLPSNLPVLGLFAQGNMTTEWAGPVAAIGEGVAPHKCTENNRPVNQPSLAAMTKKALELLDKPKPGVRGGDKGFFLQVEGASIDKQDHSANACGQIGETIAFDDAIAVALKYQRTHPDTLIVVTADHSHTSEIVGEDSTGTGSPTGYSDNLITADAQILRVSYGTAGGPGPAAAPPSQQHTGAVVPIWAKGPGAAAILGTTDHIDLFDILQGK; encoded by the coding sequence ATGACTCAGTCAGTCGTCGGAGCAGCTTTGCTGCTCGGGCTCGGCGCTCCGTTCGCATTCGGCGACGAAGTGGCCCGCACGGCTGCGATCCGCGCCGAACTTAGCGGAAAGAAGGCCAAGAACGTGATTTTCTTCCTGGGCGACGGCATGGGCGTCCAGGAAGTGACCGCGGCGCGCTATTACCGCTATGGAGCGGCGGGGCGGCTCAACGTCGACGACCTGCCTTTCACGGGATTCCAGACGACCTGGTCGCTGAAGCCTGGCCCGGGCCCGAATTATCTGCCCGACTATGATCCGGATTCGGCCTCCACCGGCTCGATGTGGGCGACGGGCGCGAAGACGGTCGACGAACGCATTTCGCAGGGGCCGAGCACGGCCCTCAACGTCCCCGGCGTGAACCTGCCGACGGTGCTCGAACTCGCGCAGCGGCGCGGCAAGCGGACCGGCAATGTCAGCACGGCGGAGATCACCGACGCGACGCCGGCGGTGCTCAATTCGCACATCAGCCTCCGGGGTTGCCAGGCTCCCAAGGACATGGCCGCCTGCGCGACGGAAACCAAGTCCGCCGGCGGCCTCGGCTCGATCGCCGAACAGACTGTCGATCATCGCGTCGATGTCGTGTTCGGCGGCGGCAAGGGTCGCTTCGACGCGACCGGCGGCTTGATCGCGGGCGGAACGGACAATGGCAAGACCGTCGAGGAGTCGGCGGCGCGCCTCGGCTATAAGGAGATCACGACCGCGCAGCAGCTCGCGGCGCTCCTGCCCTCGAACCTGCCGGTGCTCGGCCTGTTTGCCCAAGGCAATATGACCACGGAATGGGCCGGTCCCGTTGCGGCGATCGGCGAGGGCGTCGCCCCGCACAAATGCACGGAGAATAATCGCCCGGTCAACCAGCCGAGCCTCGCGGCGATGACCAAGAAGGCGCTCGAACTGCTCGACAAGCCGAAGCCCGGCGTCCGCGGCGGCGACAAAGGTTTCTTCCTGCAGGTTGAGGGCGCCTCGATCGACAAGCAGGACCACTCCGCCAATGCCTGCGGCCAAATCGGCGAGACGATCGCCTTCGACGATGCGATCGCCGTCGCGCTCAAATACCAGCGCACCCATCCCGACACGTTGATCGTCGTCACGGCCGACCATTCGCACACGAGCGAGATCGTGGGCGAGGACTCGACCGGAACGGGCAGCCCGACCGGCTATTCGGATAATCTGATCACCGCGGACGCTCAGATCCTGCGCGTGTCCTATGGCACGGCGGGCGGCCCTGGGCCGGCTGCGGCGCCGCCCAGTCAGCAGCACACTGGCGCGGTCGTCCCGATCTGGGCGAAAGGACCGGGGGCCGCGGCGATCCTCGGCACCACGGATCATATCGACCTGTTCGACATTCTGCAGGGCAAATAG
- a CDS encoding alpha-E domain-containing protein, with product MLSRTADHLYWLARYVERADFLARIVEATQRLATLPTNYSGTGTEWESALESSGAAAGFRETRGAAEEQSVVEYLTFAADNPSSIRNCIELARTNARAVRTALTVEMWDAINGAWIELKRFEANNASRGFYDRRELSRFLDFVKKTSLDYDGSAYRTMLRNDAFWFSRLGLFIERADNTARILDVKYHVLLPENEAVGGSLDYFQWTAILRAVSALTAYHWVYRENVKPWLIADLLILKLEMPRSLIACYDNIVYFLDAIAKAYGKPGPSQKQAHAIMQRLESASTSEIFKMGLHEFLTGFVQDNDRLGHTISEQYLQY from the coding sequence ATGCTTTCCCGCACAGCTGATCATCTTTATTGGCTCGCCCGCTACGTTGAGCGCGCCGATTTTCTCGCCCGCATCGTCGAGGCGACGCAGCGCCTCGCCACCCTTCCGACGAATTATTCCGGGACCGGAACGGAATGGGAAAGCGCGCTCGAATCCTCGGGCGCCGCGGCCGGGTTCCGGGAGACGCGGGGCGCCGCTGAAGAGCAGAGCGTCGTCGAATATCTGACCTTCGCCGCCGACAATCCGTCTTCGATCCGCAATTGCATCGAACTCGCGCGCACCAACGCGCGGGCCGTCCGCACCGCCTTGACGGTCGAGATGTGGGACGCGATCAACGGCGCCTGGATCGAGCTCAAACGCTTCGAGGCGAACAACGCCTCGCGCGGATTTTACGACCGGCGCGAACTCTCGCGTTTCCTCGATTTCGTCAAGAAGACCTCGCTCGACTACGACGGCTCGGCCTATCGCACCATGCTGCGCAACGACGCCTTCTGGTTTTCGCGGCTCGGCCTTTTCATCGAGCGCGCGGACAATACGGCGCGCATTCTCGACGTTAAGTATCACGTGCTGCTGCCGGAAAACGAGGCGGTCGGCGGTTCGCTCGACTATTTTCAGTGGACGGCGATTCTTCGCGCGGTGTCGGCGCTGACCGCCTATCACTGGGTGTACCGCGAAAATGTGAAGCCCTGGCTGATCGCCGATCTATTGATCCTGAAACTCGAAATGCCGCGTTCGCTGATCGCCTGCTATGACAATATCGTCTATTTCCTCGACGCCATCGCCAAGGCCTATGGCAAGCCGGGACCTTCGCAGAAACAGGCCCACGCCATCATGCAGCGGCTGGAAAGCGCGTCGACCAGCGAAATATTCAAGATGGGGCTGCACGAGTTCCTGACCGGATTCGTGCAGGACAATGACCGGCTCGGCCACACCATCTCGGAGCAATATTTGCAATATTAG
- a CDS encoding circularly permuted type 2 ATP-grasp protein, which yields MTLDGGKIRPVYGKIARWLEATPMEHLSSRRAQAELLFRRMGITFAVYGEKDAGERLIPFDIIPRIMLRSEWTRLEAGLLQRVKALNAFLKDVYGAQEIIKSGKIPADLILNNPEFRPEMVGRPVPHDIYVQIAGIDVVRTDEDDFYVLEDNVRTPSGVSYMLENREVMMRLMPDLFAEHRVAPIENYPDVLLAALRSVAPHGESQATIALLTPGRFNSAYYEHSFLADKLGVELVEGRDLFVESDKLFMRTTQGPRQVDVLYRRIDDKFLDPEVFHPDSVLGVPGLMRAYHAGNVTLANAVGTGVADDKAIYTYMPEIIEFFLGEKALLKNVPTWRCREPEALRHVLANLGDLVVKEVNGSGGYGMLVGPRATKAQIEAFAAKLAKDPNNFIAQPTLALSTTPTFFDTGIAPRHVDLRPFILTGTNGVRVVPGGLTRVALIENSLVVNSSQGGGTKDTWVVDDSIFDPQQSFQSQSQSQGYQGQSQSQTQTQS from the coding sequence ATGACCCTGGACGGCGGCAAGATTCGCCCCGTCTACGGCAAGATCGCCCGCTGGCTGGAGGCGACGCCGATGGAGCATCTGTCCTCGCGGCGCGCGCAGGCCGAACTGCTGTTTCGCCGCATGGGCATCACCTTCGCCGTCTATGGCGAGAAGGACGCTGGCGAGCGTCTCATTCCCTTCGACATCATCCCGCGCATCATGCTGCGCTCGGAATGGACAAGGCTCGAGGCCGGGCTGCTCCAGCGCGTCAAGGCGCTGAACGCCTTTTTGAAGGACGTTTATGGGGCGCAGGAGATCATCAAATCCGGCAAGATTCCGGCCGACCTCATTCTGAACAATCCCGAGTTCCGCCCCGAGATGGTCGGGCGGCCCGTGCCCCATGACATTTACGTGCAGATCGCGGGCATCGACGTCGTGCGCACCGACGAAGATGATTTCTACGTGCTCGAGGATAATGTGCGCACGCCCTCCGGCGTCTCCTATATGCTGGAGAACCGTGAGGTGATGATGCGGCTGATGCCGGATCTGTTCGCCGAGCATCGCGTCGCGCCGATCGAGAACTATCCCGACGTTCTGCTCGCGGCGCTGCGCTCGGTCGCGCCCCATGGAGAGAGCCAGGCGACCATCGCCCTGCTGACGCCAGGACGATTCAACTCGGCCTATTACGAGCACTCCTTCCTTGCCGACAAGCTTGGCGTCGAACTGGTCGAAGGACGCGATTTGTTCGTCGAGAGCGATAAGCTGTTCATGCGCACCACGCAGGGGCCGCGGCAGGTCGACGTGCTGTACCGGCGCATTGACGATAAATTCCTCGATCCGGAAGTGTTTCATCCCGATTCCGTGCTGGGCGTGCCGGGACTGATGCGGGCCTATCACGCCGGCAATGTCACCTTGGCCAACGCCGTCGGCACCGGCGTCGCCGACGACAAGGCGATCTACACTTACATGCCGGAGATCATCGAGTTCTTTCTCGGCGAGAAGGCGCTGTTGAAGAATGTGCCGACGTGGCGCTGCCGCGAGCCCGAGGCGCTGCGCCATGTGCTCGCCAATCTCGGCGATCTCGTCGTCAAGGAGGTCAATGGCTCGGGCGGCTATGGCATGCTCGTCGGCCCGCGCGCCACCAAGGCGCAGATCGAAGCCTTCGCCGCAAAACTCGCCAAAGACCCCAATAATTTCATCGCCCAGCCGACGCTGGCGCTCTCCACCACGCCGACCTTCTTCGACACCGGCATCGCGCCGCGCCATGTCGATCTGAGGCCGTTCATTCTCACCGGGACGAATGGCGTCCGCGTCGTGCCGGGCGGCTTGACGCGGGTGGCGCTGATCGAGAATTCGCTCGTCGTCAATTCGAGCCAGGGCGGCGGCACGAAGGATACCTGGGTCGTCGATGATTCCATCTTCGATCCGCAGCAATCCTTCCAAAGCCAGAGCCAGAGTCAGGGTTATCAAGGCCAAAGCCAGAGCCAGACCCAAACGCAATCTTAA
- a CDS encoding fasciclin domain-containing protein yields MPQRFFRAGQLLALLVVLAAPVAVAMEAGAQTAQQPAEPPPPESEPVAAPQKFELSVEVGGAPVAASNAIGQSLASSKEFSKFSAAVGAAGLDEVFAGSAPLTVFAPLDKGFPALPKDLARVLTEPPASKESAALLRRIVFYHALAGKISAANLIDAIRRGGGAARFTTLEGEELTFRQNGLRIEITDARGAKALVAISDVSQKNGVIHVIDALLLPKS; encoded by the coding sequence TTGCCGCAACGATTTTTTCGCGCCGGACAATTGCTGGCCCTTCTTGTCGTACTGGCGGCGCCTGTCGCGGTTGCGATGGAGGCAGGCGCGCAAACCGCGCAGCAGCCGGCCGAACCGCCGCCGCCTGAATCCGAGCCGGTCGCAGCGCCGCAGAAATTCGAGCTTTCAGTCGAGGTCGGCGGCGCGCCGGTGGCGGCGTCGAACGCCATTGGCCAAAGCCTCGCGAGCTCAAAAGAGTTTTCGAAATTTTCCGCCGCTGTTGGCGCCGCCGGGCTTGACGAAGTCTTTGCCGGATCGGCGCCCTTGACCGTCTTCGCCCCGCTCGACAAGGGCTTCCCGGCCCTGCCGAAGGATCTTGCGCGGGTTCTGACGGAGCCGCCCGCCAGCAAGGAGAGCGCCGCGCTTTTGCGACGCATCGTCTTCTATCACGCCCTGGCCGGAAAGATTTCCGCGGCCAATCTGATCGACGCCATTCGTCGCGGCGGCGGCGCGGCCCGATTTACGACGCTGGAAGGGGAAGAGCTGACCTTCCGGCAAAACGGCCTAAGGATCGAGATTACGGACGCACGGGGCGCAAAGGCTTTGGTGGCGATCTCCGACGTCTCCCAGAAAAACGGCGTCATCCACGTCATCGACGCCCTGCTTCTGCCGAAAAGCTGA
- a CDS encoding YebC/PmpR family DNA-binding transcriptional regulator, which produces MAGHSQFKNIMHKKGKQDAIRSKLFSKLAREITVAAKLGLPDPNMNARLRAAVIAARVENMPKDNIERAIKKASGADAENYDEVRYEGYGPGGVAVIVEALTDNRNRTAGEIRSYFTKVGGALAETGAVSFMFDHIGRIEFPAKVGSEEAMLEAAIEAGAEDVLSGEEGHEVLTSLEMLRDVALALEAKFGEPTRASLIWKPQNTISLDDETGEKVLRLIGLLEDNDDVQNVYANYEVSEAVLAKLEA; this is translated from the coding sequence ATGGCCGGACATAGCCAGTTCAAGAACATCATGCATAAGAAGGGCAAGCAGGACGCGATCCGCTCCAAGCTCTTCTCCAAGCTCGCGCGCGAAATCACCGTCGCCGCGAAACTCGGCCTGCCCGATCCCAATATGAATGCGCGTTTGCGCGCCGCCGTCATCGCCGCGCGCGTCGAAAACATGCCGAAGGACAATATCGAGCGCGCCATCAAGAAAGCGTCCGGCGCCGACGCCGAAAATTACGACGAGGTGCGCTATGAGGGCTACGGTCCCGGCGGCGTCGCCGTCATCGTCGAGGCCCTGACCGACAACCGCAACCGCACGGCGGGTGAAATACGCTCCTACTTCACCAAGGTCGGCGGCGCGCTCGCCGAAACGGGCGCGGTGTCCTTCATGTTCGACCACATCGGTCGCATCGAATTTCCGGCGAAAGTCGGCTCTGAGGAGGCGATGCTTGAGGCCGCGATCGAGGCCGGCGCCGAGGACGTGCTGTCAGGCGAAGAGGGCCATGAGGTGCTGACCTCGCTGGAAATGCTGCGCGACGTCGCTTTGGCGCTTGAAGCGAAATTCGGCGAGCCGACGCGGGCGAGCCTCATCTGGAAGCCGCAGAATACGATCAGCCTCGACGACGAAACGGGCGAAAAGGTTCTGCGCCTGATTGGCCTCCTTGAGGACAATGACGACGTGCAGAATGTCTACGCCAATTACGAAGTGTCCGAGGCGGTGCTGGCAAAGCTGGAGGCTTGA